CCCCGTTGCGAGGCGATATGCGTTCTGAGGGACGGGCTCGCGTCGTGCACGATTCGGGCCGAAGCCCACAACTGACGGTTCGGCTGTCGTTGCTCCGCAGACGTCAGCGTCGGCCATGTCTAGTGCAGGTTGTGGCCGCGAACCTCCGCAGTCGCGGTCCAGCGGTACCCGGCTGGCGCCCTCCCCGAGGACCACTGGGTTCCGATCTCCCGCGGCAGAGCGCGCACGAACGTGGCCTCGCCGGCCATGTCGACGGGTGTATGCGCGATCCGCACGGCGATGCCGTCACCGACCCATGTTCATTCCATTCGAGCATTCGTTTGCTCGCCGCATCCGAGTGAGTTTGCCACCCGTAGTGGGCCGCGGTTTTGGCGGCCAAGCCCGGACGAGAGCTGCGCGGGACGGGTCGCGATGCGCCCGAGCCCGGTCCTATGATGATTGACATAGTCTCTAACCGTGTGTAGGTTCAGCCTTTGAGCGAGAGTGATGCCCTTCACTGACAGGTCATTGAGTTCTTTGGAGTTGAGCAAGTGCGCAGTAGGTTGAGCCACGTCGGCCGAAGGCTGGCCGGAGCCGTCGGCACCGTGCTACTGGTGTCGGTCGTGGTCTTCTTCTTGCTTCAGTTGGCACCTGGCAACGCCGCCGACATCGTCGTCGGCGAGGATGCAACGCCGCAGCAGCTTGACATCGCGCGGGCGCAGCTGGGACTGGATCGGCCTCTGATCGTGCAGTATCTGAACTGGCTCGGAGGCGTCGTCCATGGCGACTTCGGCGACTCGCTCTTCACGCGCCGCTCGGTCGCCACGGGCCTCTGGGAGGCCGCGCCGGCTACTCTCTCCATAACGCTGCTCGCCCTGCTTCTCGCTGCCGTATTCGGCGTCGCGGCAGGGGCGGCCGCCGGACTCGGTCGCGAGACGTGGGTGGATCGGGTCGTCTCACTCTTGGCGACCTTGGGCATCGCAATGCCGAGCTTCTGGGTTGGGCTCGTGCTCGTCTCCCTGTTTGCCTTCAAGTTGAAGTGGTTCCCTGCCACCGGCTACGCTCCGATCTCAGACGGTATCGGGCCCTGGCTCAGCCATATCGTGCTGCCCTGCGTGGCCTTGGCGCTCGCGCTGAGCGCCGAGGTCGCACGCCAGGCGCGCGGCGGTGTAGTTGACGTTATGGCGAAGCCGTACATGCTCGCGGCGCGTGCACGCGGTGCGAACGGGGGCTGGCTGGTGCGTCGCCACGTGTTGCGCAATGCGGCGATTCCGGTAGTCACGGTCTTCGGCCTGCAGGCCGCGACCTTGCTCGGCGGTGTCGTGGTCGTCGAGCAGGTGTTCGCCATCCCCGGCCTCGGCTCGGTCGCCATCGCGGCCGTCCTGCGCCACGACTACCCAGTGGTCCAGGCATACGTCCTCATGGTCGCCGTAGTGGTGGTCGTGATCAACCTAATTGTCGACACGTCCTACGGCTGGATCAACCCGAAGGTGCGGCGATGACCGCGATCTCGGCACCGTTGAGGCGGCCAGGCCATTGGATCAGGATGCCCGTGACCCTGCGCAGGATCCTGCATCATCGTGCGGGCAGATTCTGCTTCGTCTTCCTGACTCTGCTCGTGTTGGTGGCGATCTTCGCACCTATGGTGGCGCCTCAGGACCCGTACGCCCAAGATCTGGTCTCCGCGATGCAAGGTCCGTCCTCGAAGCACTGGCTCGGCACCGACTACCTCGGGCGAGACGTGCTGAGCAGGCTCGTCTATGCCACTCGGATCGCAGTGAACGCTCCGATCGTCGCGGTTGGGCTCGCCGTGGTGCTGGGGCTGCCATCCGGTCTGTACGCCGGCTATCGGCGTGGACGAGTCGCCGATCTGATGGGCCGCGTCGCTGATGCACTCTTGAGCATCCCGCCGATCGTCGCAGCGATCGCGATCGTCGCAGCGGTGGGATCCGGGCTGACGACCACAATGCTCGCGATTGGCTTGGTATTTGCGCCGCGCTTGTTTCGGATCGTGCGCGGCGCCACACTGAACGTGGCCGAGGAGGGGTATGTCGACGCGGCGGAATCCATCGGCTCCTCGACCGCCCGTGTCGTCTGGGTGCACTGCTTGCCCAACGTGCTCGCCCCACTGCTGGTGCAAATCAGTTTGATGATGGGCTTCGCCCTGTTAGCGGAGGCGAGCCTGAGCTTTCTCGGCTTGGGCGTACAGCTGCCGCAGGCGAGTTGGGGATCCATGCTCAAGACTGCTGCGGAAAGCCAGTTCCAGGCTCCTTTCGCCGTTTTGCCTACGGGCCTATGCCTGACGGTGACCATCCTTGTGCTGAACACCTTCGGTGACGTGATACGTGACGTGACAGCAGATCGGAAGGAGGCATGACCGTGAAGAGCCCAGCGCTAATACAGACCGACACGGTCCTAGCCGTCGACCAACTACGCCTCGACCTCTCCGGCCCCTCCGAGCAGCTGGAACTTGTCCAGGACGTCAGCTTCGAGGTGAGGGCGGGGGAGACGGTCGCTCTGATCGGCGAGTCCGGGTGCGGGAAGTCACTAACGGCTTTGGCGATCCTCGGTCTCCTGCCCCAGGCGGTGCGCATCGCGGGCGGCTCAGTCGTACTGGCAGGCGAGGACATCACCAGGGCATCGTCGACGCGGCTGTCGGCACTGCGCGGCTCAGTCGTGGGAGCGGTCTTTCAGGACCCGATGTCGAGCCTGGACCCGACCATGACGGTCGGCGACCAGATCGCGGAATCGCGCCGCCTGCACCTAGGCGAGTCGCGCAAAACCGCCGGCGAGCGGGCGGTCGAGTTGCTGGACCTGGTGGGAATCTCAAACCCGCGCGCTCGTGCCGCGTCCTTCCCGTTCCAATTCAGCGGTGGTATGCAGCAGCGGGCGTTGATCGCCGCTGCGGTCGCCTGCGAGCCCCGGCTGCTGATCGCCGACGAACCGACTACGGCTCTCGACGTCACCGTGCAGGCCGAGATCCTGGAACTGCTGGAAGACCTGCTAGGACGCACCAAAATGGCGTTGCTGTTGGTGACCCATGACCTGGGTGTCGTAGCCGGTGTGGCCGACCGTGTCGTCGTCATGTACGCCGGACAGGCCGCCGAGCAAGCGCCCACCGACGAACTGTTCGCATCGCCGGCGCATCCCTACACGCGCGCCCTGCTGTCGTCGGTGCCGCAGGTCGGCCGAACCCGCCAGCCGCTCCCTGTGATCGGGGGCCGGGTGCCTCCTGCGGGCGTCTTCCCGGATGGGTGTCGATTCCAAGACCGCTGCGCCCACGTCGTCCCCGGCGTGTGCACGGTGGGGCCCATCGAAATCCGCCACGTCGCTGTGGAACACGAAAGCCGCTGCGTCCACGCGAGCGCCCAGTTTGGATCGGAGCCTTCACTGTGAACGAGGTTGTGGAAAGTCCGCTGCTCACGGCCGCGGCGCTGACCAAATCTTTCCGGGCCGGGCGCAATTCGCGGGGCACTGCACGCCGTTATGTGCGAGCCGTCGACTCCGTGTCGCTGGAGGTGGGCAAAGGCGAGACGATCGGCATTGTCGGCGAGTCCGGGTCGGGTAAGTCCACGCTCGGCCGACTGCTGACGCGACTGTTGCCGATCGACAGTGGGTCCCTGCTCTTCGAGGGAGCGGACGTGTCCGATCTCAAGCGCGCTCAGCTGCGATCATTCCGCCGCAGCGTGCAGATGATCCACCAAAACCCCTACGGCTCATTGGATCCTACCAAGACCGCCGCACACGCAATGACGGAGCCGTTGCTGGTGCACAACATCGCCAAGAAGTCCGGTCTGGTAGGACGTGCTGAGGAACTCGCCGAGCGGGTCGCGCTCGACCCGCGCCTGGTGCAGCGGCGCCCCGACCAATTGTCCGGCGGCCAGCGGCAGCGGGTCGCGATCGCACGCTCCCTCTCGCTGGGCCCGGCTGTACTGCTGGCGGACGAGCCGACCTCCGCACTCGACCTGAGCACGCGGTCGGAGATTCTCAACTTGCTGCTCAAGCTACAGCTAGAGGAGGGGTTGGCGATTGTGCTGATCTCGCACGACTTCGCCACGGTGAGCCACCTCTCCCATTACATTGCCGTGATGTACCTCGGCCGAATCGTGGAGCAGGGCCCGGCTGATCGGATTGCGTCGTCATGCCTGCACCCCTACACCGAGGCGCTGCTGTCAGCCGTTCCGGTCGCGGACCCGGCTGTGCAGCGCACCCGGCAGCGCATCGTGCTGCGGGGGGAGATCCCGAGCCCGGACGCCATCCCTGAGGGCTGCCGGTTCCGGCTGCGGTGCCCGAAAGCTATGGCCGAGTGCGCCACTGTGGACCCACCTCTGCTGCAGATCGGCGGCGGCCACCAGGTCGCCTGCCTACTGCACACCGGCGTGCAGACGGGAGGCATTCCATAGCGACCCGCATTCAGGAAGCCACGTCGGTAAGTCACGACGCTCGATCGAGCGCTGATCCAGCGCCCACCCTATTCCCCTATTCCACTGATCAGGCGGTCGTCCGGATCGGACGCTGCCCCTTGCGCATAAGACCTCCTCAAATGAAGCACCAAGTGATAGGAAATCCATTGAGACGAGTAATTTTGTGTCTGCTGGTCGCTGCCCTAGTCGGATCCCTCACCGCGTGTGGCAGCGACGACAAGAAAGACGGCACCTCTTCGGTGGCGCCCGGCACCGGCAAGACCGTGCGCTGGGGCACCTCGACCCTCCCGACGACCTTCGACCCGGCCACGGTGGGCTCCGCGACACACATCGTGTACTTCGGTCTGATCTACGACACGCTTATCCACACGGATACCAACGGCGTCCTGACGCCGATGCTGGCGACCGACTGGAAGCTCTCGTCCGACGGAATGTCTCTGGACATGACGCTGCGTGACGGGGTGAAGTTCCAGGACGGATCAACCTTCGACGCCAAGGCCGCGGTGTCAAACTTTGACTACATGAGGAGCGACAAGAGTCTGGTCGCCAACTCGCTCGCAATGGTGAAGTCGGTCGAGGCGACAGGTCCGCTGGCGCTCAAGTTCATGATGAGCCGACCCGGCGGTGACCTGCCAGGCTTGCTGGCAGGCCTGGCCGGGATGATGTCGAGCCCCGCCAGCTTGGCCGCCGGCACCAACGCCACGAAGCCCGTCGGCGCGGGCCCGTTCAAGATCGGCACCATTAGCAACGCCAAGGTGACCTTCACCTACTGGGACGGCTACTGGAACGCCAAGGACATCGTCCCGCGGTCTGTCGAGGTGAGCTTCATCGCCGACGACGCTGCTCGCTTGAATGCGTTGAAGTCCGGCCAGCTCGACATCGCGATCTCGCGTGCAAGCCAGATCCCCGAGGCAGAGGCCGCCGGCCTGGAGCACTTCGAGATCCCCGCGGCCACGGCATACGCCGTCCAGCTCAACGCGACCCAGCCGGGACTGGACAATCCGGATGTGCGCCGAGCCATCTCGATGGCGATTGACCGTGAGGGCATCAACAAGACGCTGGGCAACGGCATCTGCTCGATCACTGCGCAGCCGTACAACGACAAGTACTGGGCCCACGACAAGACCATCGATGAGAAGCCCTACCTCAAGCACGACGTCGCTGCAGCGAAGGCACTTGTGGCTAAGAACGCCCCGGATCTGTCGCTGACGATCCTGGCTCCGAACATCACCGTGTACCAGCATCTGGCCGAGGTGGTGCAGGGTGACCTGTCCAAGATCGGTATCAGTGCCAAGGTGAATGCCATCGACTACGTGGACCTGACTACTCGTTCACTCAAGGGGGACTACCAGATGGTCGTCACGCTCACCACACCAGGTTCCCCAGACCCTGCCTCGTGGGAGTCGAAGTACTTCAAACTCAGCCCGGTGTCGGACGTGTACCTCGACCCAAAGATCCCGGAATACCTCGCGGAGTCTTATCTCAGCGCGGACCCAAAGCTACGCGCGACGGCCATCGGCAAAGCCACGAACGCGGCGCTGGAGGCGGGCACCAACCAGATCACCATCTGTGTGCCGCCGAACACCTGGCTGGGTGCAGCTGGTCTGACGGGGTTCGCGTCCAACGATCCCCGCCACGTGCTGGTGAAGTGATCGAGGTCGACGACTGAGCAGTCGGTAAGTCTTCCCAAGTCTGTGCTAACTGCCATAGACTTGGCCAGATGGCGCGGATAGTGCATTCTGCCAAACACTAAAAACAGGAGTGGGTGTAAGTGGAACAGCTCAACGGCCGCACGGCCTTCATCACGGGTGGGGCGCGCGGTATCGGACTCGGCATAGCTCGAGCCTTGGCCAAAGAGGGCGTGAAGCTCGCTCTTGTCGATCTCGACGCTGCCGCGCTGGACGCGGCCAGAGAGGAACTGTCGGCGCTGGTGCCGACAGAGGTCTTCATTCTCGACGTTCGCGACCGGCAGCGGTTTGCGGAGCTCGCCGATGAGGTGGAGAGCAAACTCGGGCCTGTCTCGCTGGTGTTCAACAACGCCGGCGTCGCCGGCGGTGAGTCGACGTCCAAGATGACCTACGAGACGTGGGACTGGATGATCGACATCAACCTCAACGGCGTCGTCAACGGAGTCCAGACCTTCATGCCGCGCATGATCGAGCGCGGGGACGGCGGCCACATCGTCAACACCTCCTCCGGCGCGGGGCTCGTCGTGATCGGCGCGGGCGTCATGTACAGCGCCACCAAGTTCGCTGTGGTCGGCATGTCCGAAGCCCTTTGGCACGGGCTGAAGAAGTTCAACATCGGGGTCAGCGTTCTCTGTCCCGGCTACGTCGCCACGGGCATCGTCGACAACTCGGTCGCGATCCGCGCCGAGGGCAAAGGCGACCCGATCAACAAGACCGATGAGCGCCGCGAACGTTCCCGGCACCAGCTGTCCGGCGGTGCCTCGCCCGACTTCGTGGGGGACCTCGTGATCGACGCGATCAAGGGCGAACACCTCTACATCTACACCGACCACATGATCGAGCAGCCGTTGCTCGACCGGCACAAGGTCCTGATGAGCGCGTTCGAGCCACTCAACGCCCGCCTGGCCCTGGAGCAGGCGGCACAGACATGAGCGACTTCGAGTTCATCCGCTACGAGGTGCCGGCGCCCAAGGTCGCCCGCATCGTGCTCGCCCGGCCCGAGAAGCGCAACGCCCAGAGCTACCACCTGCTGTACGAGCTCAACGCGGCCTTCGACAAAGCGGCTCAGGACGACGCGATCAGCGTCATCATCCTGGCGGCCGACGGCTCCGACTTCTCGTCAGGTCACGACCTCAAGGACACCCGCCGGATGCAGGCGTTCGTGGACTTCGACACTGTCGGCACCTGGTGCGGCTTCGGCTGCGCCGGCGCCGAAGGCCCGGTGGCCGTCGAGCAGGAAGTCTACCTCGGCCTCTCCGAGCGGTGGCGCAACATCGCCAAGCCGACGATCGCCGAGGTGCAAGGAAAGTGTATCGCCGGCGGCCTGATGCTGGCCTGGCCGATGGACCTCATCGTCGCTGGGGAGAGCGCCATCTTCCGCAACAACACCATCGAGATGGGCGTCTCGGGCACCGAGTTCTTCCACGAGCCGTGGGAGCTGGGCACCCGCAAGGCCAAGGAGTTCATGTTCACGGCCATGGAGCTGTCCGCCGCTGAGGCGGCCCAGCACGGCATGGTCAACCGGGTCGTCCCCGACGCCGAACTCATGGAGTACACCCTGGCGCTGGCGGAGCGGATCGCCCGGATGCAGCTGTTCGCGCTCAAGCTGGCCAAGGGGGCCGTCAACGCCGCACAGGACCGGATGGGCCGTAAAGACTCGCTGGCGATCGGGTTCGCCCACCACCAACTCACCCACGCGCACAACCGTGAACTGTTCGGCTACGGCATCGACCCGTCCTTCATGGACAAGCTCGGCTATGCGCGCGCATCGGTCCAGCCCGGCGACGGGTCCGAGCAGGCAGCAACCGAAGGAGCACAGGCATGACCGAGACCCGGTCCACGCAGTGGGAGACGATCCTCTACGAGGTGCCCGCGCCCAAGGTCGCGCGGATCATCGTCAACCGTCCCGAGAAGCGCAACGCGCAGAGCTACAAGATGCTCTACGAGCTCAACGAGGCGTTCGACAAGGCGGCCCAGGACGACAGCATCAGCGTGATCGTGCTGGCTGCCGCCGGGCGGGACTTCTCGTCGGGCCACGACCTGCGCGACACCGAGCGGCTGCAGGCGTTCGTCGACTTCGACACCGTCGGCACCTGGTGTGGCTTCGGCTGCGAGGGGGCCGAGGGCCGCATGGCCATCGAGGAGGAGGTCTACCTCGGTCTGTCCGAGCGCTGGCGCAACATCGCCAAGCCCACCATCGCCGCGGTGCAGGGCCGCTGCATCGGCGGCGGCATGCAGATCGTCTGGCCCTGCGACCTGATCATCGCGGCTGATGACGCAAGCTTCCGGGTGAACCCTGTGGAGATGGGCGTGGCCTGCGCGGAGTTCTTCCACGAGCCGTTCGAGCTGGGCATCCGCAAGGCCAAGGAGCTGCTCTTCACCGCCGACTTCTTCTCGGCAGAAGAAGCGCGACAGGTGGGCATGGTCAACCGGGTCGTCCCGGCCGGCGAGCTGCAGGACTACACCCTCGCGCTTGCCGAGCGGATCGCCCAGATGCAACTATTCGCGCTCAAGCTCGCCAAGAGTGCCGTCAACGCCGCACAGGATCGCATGGGCCGTAAGGACTCGCTGCAGATCGGCTTCGCCTACCACCAGCTCAGCCACTCCCATAACCAGGAGATCTTCGGCATCCCCGCCGACCCGACCTTCATGAAGGCGTGGGGGCGCGTCCCGGCGGAGAGCAAGCAGTGAGCGCCGCCGGGGTAGGGGTCCTCCCCGCGATACGCACCGAGCTCAAGGGCAAGGTGCTATGGGTCCACCTGCAGCGCCCCGAAGTGCTCAACGCGATCAACGAGGAAATGATCTACGGGCTAGCCGCCGCTCTCGATCGCGCCTCGGAGAAGGACGTGCGCGGCGTCGTGATCCGGGGCACCGGTCGCGCGTTCTGCGCCGGCGCCGACCTCGTACAGGTGCCAGGCGAGCAGGTCGACACCGGCAAGATGGTGACAACCGTGAACCGGGTGGCCGCCGTGGTTGACCGGATCGCCGCGTTCCCCAAGCCAGTCATCGCCGGGATCAACGGGATCACTGCGGCTGGCGGCCTGGAGATCGCCCTGGCCTGCGACCTCGTGGTCGCGGTCGAGGACGCCCGGTTCGCCGACGCGCACAGCAACTACGGCCTGCTACCCGGAGCAGGCGGGTCGGCTCGGCTGCCGCGTGCCGTCGGGACGGCGATGGCCAAGCGACTCATGTTCACCGGCGAGTTCGTCCTCGCCGAGCAGTTGGTTGCCACCGGCTTCGTCACCGCCGTCGTCCCGGCCGAGCGACTCGATGCCCGGCTGGAGGAGTTGAGCAGGTCCCTTGCCGTGCGCAGCCCGCGGGTGTTGGCAGCGATGAAGGAACTGGCGAACAACTCGCTGGACGCGACCCTCGCGGAGGCGCGCGAGGCCGAGTCGGTCGCGCTGCGCGCCTATTTGAAGACCCCTGACGTGCACGTCGGCCTAGCCGCGTTCCGTGAAGGCAAGCGTCCCGAGTTCGAGGACTGAAAGGCAGATCGTGACCAACGTACGAGTCGTTGGAGTGGGCATGACCCACTTCGGCAAGTTCCCCGACCTCTCGCCGAAGGCGATGGTCGCCGAGGTGGTCGACGCCGCCCTCACCGACGCCGGACTGGCGCCGGAGGCGATCGCGGCTGTCTACGTCAGCAACGTGTTCGCCGCCAGCCTCACCGGCCAGGAGTCCGTGCGTGGGCAAGTGTGGCTCGACGACACCGCGCTGGCAGGCGTGCCGGTCTTCAACGTGGAGAACGCTTGCGCAAGCGGCAGCACGGCCATTTCGCTCGGCCGCATCGCGATTGCCGCCGGCGAGGCCGAGAACGTGCTTGTGCTCGGCGTGGAGAAGATGACCCACCCAGAGAAGGGCCGCGCGTTGCGCGCCATGGAAGGTGCGATGGACCAGGAGCGCCTGCCTGAACTGCGCCGCGCCCTCGGCCTCGAAGAAGGCCAGGGGTCGCCGTTCATGCAGGTGTACGCCGAGTACGCCCGCGCCTACTCCGAGCGCAGTGGCGCCACACAGGAGGACTTCGCGCGCGCGGCCTCCAAGAACCATGCGCATGGCGCACTGAACCCGCGAGCCCAGTTCCGCCAGCAGTTCAGCGTCGAGGAGATCCTCGCGGCCCGGCCGGTTGCGGGACCGCTCACGGTTCCGATGTGCGCGCCGATCGGCGATGGCGCGGCCGCGGCGGTACTCACCGGCGCCACCACAGGAGATGGCCTGGCGCGCTCAGTGCGGCTGCTGTCATCGGTGGTGGGCGCGGGTGTGCGCGGCCGTCCGGAACAGGTCGTAGCCGAGACTGCGCGACGCGCATTCGACAAGGCCGGCATCTCGCCTGAGGACATCGACGTTCTCGAGGTGCATGACGCGGCGTCGCCAGCTGAGCTCATCGTGCTCGAGGAGCTGGGGATCGCCTCATCGGACAAGGCGATTGCCATGGTCCGGGCAGGGGAGACCTCGCTCGGCGGGCGGCTTCCCGTCAACCCCAGTGGTGGACTGGTCAGCAAGGGCCACCCGCTCGGGGCGACCGGCCTGGCGCAACTGTTCGAACTGGTGGAGCAGCTGCGCGGCGAGGCAGGGGCACGACAAGTCGAGTGCGCACGGATCGCCGTCGCAGAGAACGCCGGAGGATACCTCGGCCCCGAGCCGGCCGCGGCTGCGGTCACCGTCCTGGCGCGCTGAGCACCAAACCAGCAACAGAAGGAGATCCACGTGGAGCTGTTAGGACGTGTCGCCGTCATCACGGGTGCAGGCTCAGGGCTCGGTCGTGCAGCCGCCATCCGTCTGGCCAAGCAAGGTGCACAGGTGGCGCTACTCGACATGGACGAGTCGCGCCTGACCGCCCTCGCCGACGAACTCGGTGAGGACGCCCTCGCCGTACAGACCAATGTCGCGGACCCCGACTCAGTCGCCGCCGCGATCGAGGCGGTGCTTGGACGGTTCGGTCAGATCGACGTGTGCCTCAACGCAGCAGGCGTCGCCACCCCTGGTGCGATCACGAACGGGCAGGAATCGCTGCCATTGGAGACCTTCCGCAAGGTCATCGAAATCAACCTAATCGGGCTGTTCGATGTGATGCGGCAGTGCGTTACTGCGATGGCGTCGAACGAGCCCGTCGACGGCGAGCGTGGAGTCATCATCAACGTGTCGTCAGGTGCATGGGACCAGGGACAGCGCGGCCAGGCGGCCTACGCCTCGAGCAAGGCGGGCGTAGTCGGACTGACTCTTCCGGTCGCCCGCGATGTCGCGAAGTTCGGCGTGCGTGTCGTTGCCATCGCCCCCGGCCTGTTCGACACGAGCATGGCCAGCTTCCTGCCAGACAAGGTGCGGGCCAGGTTGGAGAAGATGATCCTGCAGCCGTCCCGCCTGGGCCACCCTGAGGAGTTTGCTGCCCTGGTGCTGCACATCGTCGAGAACCAGTACTTCAACGCGACGACGATCAGCCTCGACGCTGGCGTACGGATGAGCTGAACCGGTGACCGAGAACACCAGCGAAAGACCCTGGGACGAGCCAGGCGTCGAGCAAGTCCTAGATGGGGTCTTCCGGATCCCACTCCCGCTGCCCAACGACGGATTGCATGCAGTCAACGTCTACGCGATCTCCGAGGACTCCGGCGTTACCCTGATCGATGCCGGCTGGGTGCTGGAGGAAAGCCTCGCGGCTCTCGAGCGAGGCCTTGCCGAAGTCGGGCACGCGCTGTCCCACGTCGAGCAATTCCTCGTGACGCACGCCCACGGCGACCACTACGCCCAGGCCGCCACGGTGCGGCGAGTGTTCGGCAGCACCGTCAGCATCGGAGCCGGCGAACGCCGATCGATCGAGGTGATGGCCGATCCGGGATTCCAACCGTTCGCCAAAGTCGAGGAGAACCTGAAGAAGGCAGGCGCGGACGAGATCATCGCCGAAACGCTTGCGTGGCGACGTGAAGCGGCTGCCACGGAGCCACTCGGGCCCTGGGAACTACCCGACCGATGGCTGACCGCGGGCACGATCAGCTTGAAGTAGATCAATCGTCGAGACACGTGAAAAGCAGCAAGAACGTGGTCGGAGCGAGGCTTTGACCCAGTAGCGCGGAGGGCATGAAGTGATTGAAGAGCCGGGGATCCTGCGTGGCGAGGAGTTCGTCACCCTGGAAGCGCTCGATCAGCGAGCCAAGCGAGCCGCGAGCGCGCTGAGTTCGATCGGCGTGGGCGCTGGCGATCGCGTGGCGCTGCTGCTGCGCAACGACATCGCCTTCTTCGAAGCAGCGCTGGCCGCGGGGATGGTCGGGGCAGCCCCCGTGCCGCAGAACTGGCACGGTAAGCCAGAGGACGTGCTCGGCATCCTGCTCGACTGCAAAGCCAAGGTACTGGTGGCACACGCCGACCTGCTGCGCCCGGTGATCGTGCTCCTGCCCGAGGGTCTTGAGGTGCGGGTCGTCCCCACGCCGTACGACATCGGCGAGAGCTACAAGATCCCCAAAGAGGCGTGGGACGTCCCGGATGGCATGGTCGAATGGAGCAGCTGGATCGACAGCTTCGAGCCGCGCGCCGAAGCCCCGGTCGCACCGCCTTCGGCCATGCTCTACACCTCGGGCACAACCGGCAAACCCAAGGGCGTGCGCCGCAACGCGATGGCCGGCCCGACGCCGTACCTGGCCGATCTGGCGCGAATCAGCGGATTCGTGCCCGGCGTCCGCGCGGTCATAACCGGGCCGATGTATCACGGCGCTCCGTTGGCGTGGGCGATGGGTTGGGTGCGCAGCAAAGGCTTCATCGTCCTGCAGGACCGGTTCGAGGCCGAGGACC
This genomic interval from Antricoccus suffuscus contains the following:
- a CDS encoding enoyl-CoA hydratase/isomerase family protein — its product is MSAAGVGVLPAIRTELKGKVLWVHLQRPEVLNAINEEMIYGLAAALDRASEKDVRGVVIRGTGRAFCAGADLVQVPGEQVDTGKMVTTVNRVAAVVDRIAAFPKPVIAGINGITAAGGLEIALACDLVVAVEDARFADAHSNYGLLPGAGGSARLPRAVGTAMAKRLMFTGEFVLAEQLVATGFVTAVVPAERLDARLEELSRSLAVRSPRVLAAMKELANNSLDATLAEAREAESVALRAYLKTPDVHVGLAAFREGKRPEFED
- a CDS encoding thiolase family protein, translating into MTNVRVVGVGMTHFGKFPDLSPKAMVAEVVDAALTDAGLAPEAIAAVYVSNVFAASLTGQESVRGQVWLDDTALAGVPVFNVENACASGSTAISLGRIAIAAGEAENVLVLGVEKMTHPEKGRALRAMEGAMDQERLPELRRALGLEEGQGSPFMQVYAEYARAYSERSGATQEDFARAASKNHAHGALNPRAQFRQQFSVEEILAARPVAGPLTVPMCAPIGDGAAAAVLTGATTGDGLARSVRLLSSVVGAGVRGRPEQVVAETARRAFDKAGISPEDIDVLEVHDAASPAELIVLEELGIASSDKAIAMVRAGETSLGGRLPVNPSGGLVSKGHPLGATGLAQLFELVEQLRGEAGARQVECARIAVAENAGGYLGPEPAAAAVTVLAR
- a CDS encoding SDR family NAD(P)-dependent oxidoreductase, whose translation is MELLGRVAVITGAGSGLGRAAAIRLAKQGAQVALLDMDESRLTALADELGEDALAVQTNVADPDSVAAAIEAVLGRFGQIDVCLNAAGVATPGAITNGQESLPLETFRKVIEINLIGLFDVMRQCVTAMASNEPVDGERGVIINVSSGAWDQGQRGQAAYASSKAGVVGLTLPVARDVAKFGVRVVAIAPGLFDTSMASFLPDKVRARLEKMILQPSRLGHPEEFAALVLHIVENQYFNATTISLDAGVRMS
- a CDS encoding MBL fold metallo-hydrolase → MTENTSERPWDEPGVEQVLDGVFRIPLPLPNDGLHAVNVYAISEDSGVTLIDAGWVLEESLAALERGLAEVGHALSHVEQFLVTHAHGDHYAQAATVRRVFGSTVSIGAGERRSIEVMADPGFQPFAKVEENLKKAGADEIIAETLAWRREAAATEPLGPWELPDRWLTAGTISLK